aCCGTTTCACCAAGCAGGAACAATATTTGTTATATTCGagtagattggacaattctgcacactataaaatatttttattttttattttttttacatatttctgtTTGTATAATTGAAAAGGGAGGATTGAAACCTTTATTAGTGagaggtgtgtgtgtttttgtgttttttttttttaaatataaaaaaaaaaattttgcacaCAATTCATAAGTTCCCCTAGGGACTTACATATACAATTATTAGCTtgtatatactgatcaatgctactattactattacatagcattgatcagtattatctgtgATCTGCACATAGAGCCTGGACAGAGGTAAGTATTTTTCCTCCGCCTGTCTGGGTCacagtcactgacttccttaaatgatgtgatcactatagattgcagcatttaaagcGTAAATGGCCGTCATTACCTTCAGCTTCTATTTAAAGTAGATCCTGTTTGTTTTAAAGACTCTTTAAGAGGTACAATAATCCAGACGGTGTGACACTTCTTTACTTCTCTCTCAGGTGGGTGAAGCAGGAATCGGATTTCTCCAAAGAACCCCAAGGGCAGGACAATCAACCCAAGCTGGATTTGGGATTCAAAGAAGGGCAGACGATCAAGCTGAACATCGGGGTAGGTTCCGTGTGGTGATGTCCATGTGCGCTCCTTCCGATCCCATGACTTCAAATGTGATTGATGGGAAATGACCCTATCCTCAGGGTAAGGCATCGATATCTGATAGGTAGGGTGTCCctcagagtctaaggggcctattccatgaaGCGATAATCAGCCCGATTCCTCcgtttatcgctccgtgtaataaatacaatgatcatcaggcaccaaccgtgcatcgctacgtgtaatagcggtgcgcggccgtcggctgacgatttacattacctatctagGCTGCAGGACTCCTCCTacggtctgcttctccctgggtcctgcgcgctccagcttcatagcagcctgtctaagctgatagtccgctctgaagctggagcgcccgggacccagggagaagcagaccgcaagaggaggtaatgtatggataggtaatgtataaagtttaagcaagggctgcaaggacattggtaaggatgtccatgcagcccttgttaaactataATCGGGCCatggaaaaggcccagtaaacgagcgccgatccagCAGATCGTCGCTTGTCTACAGTTATTGGGCCCCcaacggcccgtgtaataacacccttaggctatgttcacactacgtaaaactacggccgtagttttgaggggtgtgatatagctttatttttaatgggatcccggccggagcgcacacacatcgtatacgctccagccgggggcccatgtggcgccggaaaaaactgacatgtcagttttctgctgccggaattcattgaatagcggccacagaaagacctgtcagttcaaacagtgaagcgagcggctccggccactcgcttcactgtgtgctatgggaagctctgatgcgggcgcatcagagctccgcggccggaaagatcataaGTACTTAAGCCGGGATGATCcatgcagagactggccgttccgtgacccagccgggatcacggaacggccggtctcttacgttgtgtgaacatagccttagggtttgtttacactgacagattaatctgacatcattgaagccaaagccaggaacagactataaatagggaacaggtcataaaggtcatgagatttctcctcttttttcaaatccattcctggctttggcttcaataatctgtctgtgtagacCCACCCTAaagcacagcacagtacagtaacATGCAGGGGGGTAGGGTTTACATGCTGTATTATGGAGGCCATTTTGTATAAATCTTTATTTCATGGTCTGTAACTCAAAGAGTGAAATCTGCCAAAAGCCGCAACAAAATGGGGAGTACTTTGCTTTCTGTCCTCTAAGCCCCTCCTGTAGTCATAGGGTGAGGGCTCCATTTCGGCCTGCATCCGCAGGTACTGATGGCTTCTTCCCACAACCATGTTTTATAAGTGCACCTCACACACGATTATTCATCCTGTAAACGTTTCTTATCAATCTTCTGTTTTATTCCCAAccagaacataaaaaagaaagatTCCAGTAAGCCTCGAGGAAATGCCGGCGCTGGTGGTATCGCTCTGCTACCACCTCCTCCTGGGGGGAAGATCCCAACGCCAACCATGCCTGTGACTACCCCGATATCCAATCatgtcacccctccccccaacaaCACACCCTCCAGCCCAGGTGGGTGTGCCAGTCCGTGTCTTACCGCCCCATAACATGAGATGCTGTAGGGCCCTGCAGTGCAGTCACACCGAGCTCCCAGCATCCTTTATCCTGTCTGGCTGTATTTCCCAGTATAACTGGTTGTGTGAAGGGAGATACACGGACATGATATTTACTTATGGATAGAGATTCGGCTGTTCACCATGACGGTTATGCCCCACATATAGACATCTGGTCGCCATGATTGAGTCTCTGTATTGCCATGATTTGCCTCCTGTGTCGTCCATGTCCTCATTATTCTGATTGTCCCACTGCCGTAGCCATCGTACAGGAACGCTGGGTTTGCTTGCAGATTGATGCGATGCTGCCATGTCATGTGACTCGCCAGCGACCTTTGAGCCCTCCCCTGACTGGGGAAAGGGCAGCCATGTTGGTTGTCTCTTCGTGATACCCTTCTCAGAAGCTGATCCTGACCAACCGTCCTATCAGTAAGAAAGCGACAGCTTCATCTTCAGTTTCTGAGATGTTCagaggtgacaaccaatatgtctGCACTTCATGGAAAAGCGTCCGCCACCAGATCCCAGCCATCTAGTGCAAAGCAGTTGAAGCTTTAATGAAGCAAAATTCTGCAAATCTTGCCCATTCTATGTCTCCTCAGATATCCTGCTAGATTTGGGATCCCCGGTGCCACCTCCTAAAGCCGCTCCTGCCTCTGCCGACCTGTGGGGTGACTTTAATACTGCCAGCAGGTAAGGAACCCTCCATGGATCTCCTGACAGGTGGTTtacacaagcagcagtctatacttaccattcCCGCTGATAGTGATCTGGCATCAGAGTCTCCAGTCcaccggctgtatcttcaggctccgCCTCCTTCAGAGTGACTGACAGCCAGAGGAAGCAGGCCTCAAGATACAGACGATGGACTGGAGAGCTGGATGCAGGATCACAAGGAACACAGatagtaagtatacactgcttgttatCTGGAAACTAGCAGCAGggatatatatctgtgctgtcagtttccatggttgCACGAACGATACAcaaattgttcatgcagcccagctgcttaaagggtttgtccagagaaaatctttttctttcaaatcaactggtatcagaaagttatatggatttgtaatttacttctataaaacaaaaaatctcaaatcttcccatacttatcagctgctgtatgtcctgcagaataatgttttatttttaatctgacacagtgctctctgctgccacctctactctgaacagttcctgcctcggacagagatgtcagtagtaagcactgtgttagattgaaaataaaacctttcctgcaggacatatagtagttaataaatatggaaagactggaattttttttatagaagtaaattacaaatctatataactttctgacaccagttgatttgaaagaaaaagatttttgctggacaaccccttttaaagggggagttcacaaaaaaaaaatcgttcaaatcaactagtgtaagaaagtgccagagatttgtaattgacttcttttgaaaaaaaaaaaaaaaagaaaatctccaggcttccagcacttattagctgctgcatgccctgcaggaagttgtgtattcttttcactgtgacacagggctctctgctgccacctctgtccatgtcaggaactgtccagagcaggagcaaatcctcatagaaaacctctcgtgCTCTCGAAacttgaaagaatacatcactacctgcaggacatacagcagctgataagtactggaagtcttgagatttttccAACAGAAGTAAgttactaatctctggcaccagttgatttgatttcctTCTAGTAGCACAGCACAGTCTCATCTATAATGAAGGGCTTTCTTGttgcgcagcagcagcagtgctTTATGTCTGTTACCACCAAGTCTGAGCTTCACTTTACCGCCGTGGTGTTTTGTGGCTCGGCTTGTGGCTTCATGGGTGGTGGGGCAGCTGCATTACAGCCtttggcatgctgggatttgtagttccacACCCCCTGCCTCTGCAGTGTATGACGTTGAGCCTGTACCTGCTTGCGCCCTCCTCTGAGTTTGTCGGGTTCTCTCTTCTGTCCAGCAGTCTGTCCTCTCAAGCTCCGCAGTCTTCCAGCTGGGTTCAGTTCTAGTGGCCGCACCTTGGGAACCTCTTCCTTTCTTTCTCCTGGAGAACAGACCGTCCCCTGTCCACCGCCAGGATGCACAGCCGCTCCGTACCGCGTATCATTGTGATGTCTTCTCATAATTTAGGCTGTGCGGGTCTGCCAGGGGGCATTGTGTTGTGCATCTCATACTTTCTTCCTTTTATGCCGCcctttccctctgcccccctgtccctgcctgctgcccctctgtttccatgttttgtgtcagtcaatcccccccccccctccaactacTAGTTCCACACACTGTAACCATTCCACACATACATGCAGGGTATTGTGGACTGGCATTGGATACCCACAGGTCAATGCCAGCGCCCAGTCTGTACAAGAGCTGCTTTGTTCATAAACaattgatgtatttttttttagttatttcttGATTACTATTTCAGTATTAGTTTGTACCATCCAGGCCACTGTAGCCCCCCGCTGCACCGGCTGGGTAAGTCTCCAGTGTGATCTCCGGCCTGGAGCCCCGATGTACAGTGGTCGCTATGATTTCTCTTACTGTAGTCCTTCGGGCTCTATCATAGGGTGGACTTCTATCATGTTCCCCTGCAGGGtaagtgggggaggggagggggggacataGACTTGTGTATTTTGTCTTGTAATCATCAAACATATTTATTATATAGTGAAACTTATGGAATTAAAGAACAAAgtgtatataaaataaatttaatgTATCACCACTTAAGGTACGTAGTCCTGCCTCTCCTTCCTTGATGCATATCACCCTTGTGggattcattataaaaaaaaaaatttttcgggcacccagtcttgaagtacagtaataccgcggTATTGGAACGAAAATGTACCTGGAAGTAATGtttagaattcaaactttgctctgtATCTGAACTTTTTTGCGAGCgtagatggtgggttgtacctggtgagtttagcactggtgaggcttcacatatagtacagcactgtataagactgctggagtgcatatacagtacaggcagtgcaccaccatctcccatcctgtataagactgctggagtgcatatacagtacagtagtagtacagtcagtgcaccatctcccatcctgtataagactgctggagtgcatatacattacagtagtagtacagtcagtgcaccgccatctcccatcctgtataagactgctggagtgcatatacagtacagtagtagtacagtcagtgcaccatctcccatcctgtataagactggtggagtgcatatacagtacagtagtagtacagtcagtgcaccaccatctcccatcctgtactgtataagactgctggagtgcatatacagtacagtcagtgcaccaccatctcccatcctgtataagactgctggagtgcatatacagtacagtagtagtacagtcagtgcaccaccatctcccatcctgtactgtataagactgctggagtgcatatacagtacagtcagtgcaccaccatctcccatcctgtactgtataagactgttggagtgcatatacattacagtagtagtacagtcagtgcaccaccatctcccatcctgtactgtataagactgctggagtgcatatacagtacagtagtagtacagtcagtgcaccaccatctcccatcctgtacagtactgtataagactgctggagtgcatacacagtacagtagtagtagtacagtcagtgcaccaacatatcccatcctgtactgtataagactgctggagtgcatgtacagtacagtagtagtacagtcagtgcaccaccatctcccatcctgtataagactgctggagtgcatatacagtacagtagtagtacagtcagtgcaccaccatctcccatcctgtactgtataagactgctggagtgcatatacagtacagtagtagtacagtcagtgcaccaccatctcccatcctgtactgtataggactgctggagtgcatatacagtagtactACAGTAAATAAACAGTAATGGatgagttggtgactactgtgccataatatactgtaccataattgctggttttgttggaCATTTCttgtatgtaatgtacagtatagttctgtactgtagagattatactgggcactatacaatgtaatatatgggtactgtaggtaattattggtcggTGCTGGAACCAGTTAAACACatgtacattatttcctatgggaaaacactgctcggttctcaaactgccttccggaaccaattaagtttgagaaccgaggtaccactgtgtatgtatgtagaggtgtgtatgtatgtgtgtatatatatatatatatatatatatatatatatatatatatatatatatatgtgattacATACACAGGTGAGCCAGCCATACATTACCATATAAATGTGATAAGTACTGTTCATCAAATCTACATTGATTTATCGTCTTCTAAAAGTTGTTCTGCTTTCCAAGTTCCCTAATTCCCCGGAGAATCTAGATGAGACTCTGGATTGTGTGACATCAAGCTTCTCTGGGGAATTGCAATGACTTTTACTAGACAAAATAAATTGACGGCCACTTCATTACATTCTTGCACTTTCTGTTtataagaaagctgggtgacggcTACCATTGGGTCgtattcacacactgcagtttttttgCAAACTTATCTCCCGTTTATTTGCTTGCAGAAGTGTAGGCGCCTGCTGAACAAATAACCCCATTCACATGTATTCAAGGGATTACTGCATTACTGATGTACTGGTGTGTGAGTTCACATGGAGCACTCTGGTTACTATTTGTAATCGAAGCATTATAGCATTTCCCTGTGATGCTTTTTCTCCTGGTTTTAGATAAATATACTGGTGGGAATTGAGCTTCAGACAACgcatctctgtccatgtgaggaactgtccagggcagcaaatccccatagaaaacctctcctgctctggacagttcccgatatggacagaggtggcagcagagaacactgtgtcacactgaagagaatgcaccacttcttgcaggacatacagaagctgataattacaagaagacttgagatttgtacatagatgtaaattacaaatctatataacttcctgacaccatttgatttgaaagaaacatttttgccAGAGACACCCTCTAACAACCTGTCCTCCTCAGGGTCACCCCGATCCTGGTTGTTACAGTATTATTAGGATGGATTACACACATTTATAATCCAGAGGAACTCATCTACAGTGTCACTGCTTTTTtagattatttatattttattattacaaAATTGTACAGTTGTATATTCTACATATTTGTGTAACCCAGCGCCATCTGCGCAGAGCTCCCCGTCCATCCTGCAGTACTGAACGCCATCAT
The nucleotide sequence above comes from Dendropsophus ebraccatus isolate aDenEbr1 chromosome 8, aDenEbr1.pat, whole genome shotgun sequence. Encoded proteins:
- the NECAP1 gene encoding adaptin ear-binding coat-associated protein 1 isoform X2, with the protein product MAAEAEYESVLCVKPEISVYRIPPRASNRGYRASDWKLDQPDWTGRMRLTSKGKVAFIKLEDKVSGELFAQAPVDQFPGIAVETVTDSSRYFVIRIQDGNGRSAFIGIGFADRGDAFDFNVSLQDHFKWVKQESDFSKEPQGQDNQPKLDLGFKEGQTIKLNIGNIKKKDSSKPRGNAGAGGIALLPPPPGGKIPTPTMPVTTPISNHVTPPPNNTPSSPDILLDLGSPVPPPKAAPASADLWGDFNTASSLSSQAPQSSSWVQF
- the NECAP1 gene encoding adaptin ear-binding coat-associated protein 1 isoform X1, whose product is MAAEAEYESVLCVKPEISVYRIPPRASNRGYRASDWKLDQPDWTGRMRLTSKGKVAFIKLEDKVSGELFAQAPVDQFPGIAVETVTDSSRYFVIRIQDGNGRSAFIGIGFADRGDAFDFNVSLQDHFKWVKQESDFSKEPQGQDNQPKLDLGFKEGQTIKLNIGNIKKKDSSKPRGNAGAGGIALLPPPPGGKIPTPTMPVTTPISNHVTPPPNNTPSSPDILLDLGSPVPPPKAAPASADLWGDFNTASSSLSSQAPQSSSWVQF